Proteins from one Moraxella osloensis genomic window:
- a CDS encoding MobC family plasmid mobilization relaxosome protein: protein MISIHNKKSNDADKRKTRLNLRLDDKEFELLKAKAEGFGLPLAKFVRVSLLGLPEPAKRIHDLPVIDAALLRQLVSMGNNVNQLTRYAHTVSLDPRQTLNTLALAFALQKIGDELQQLRELYSLKNVDENDLSITSTHVTADQFDSPNLSEFDEKY, encoded by the coding sequence ATGATTTCAATTCATAATAAAAAATCTAATGATGCTGATAAAAGGAAAACTCGTTTAAATCTTCGATTAGATGATAAAGAGTTTGAGTTATTAAAAGCTAAAGCCGAGGGCTTTGGCTTACCACTTGCTAAATTTGTGCGTGTTTCTTTATTGGGATTACCTGAACCTGCAAAGCGTATTCATGATTTACCTGTAATTGACGCTGCCTTGTTAAGGCAATTGGTGAGTATGGGTAATAATGTCAATCAATTAACGCGTTATGCCCACACGGTGTCGTTAGATCCAAGGCAAACGTTAAATACCTTAGCGTTGGCATTTGCATTGCAAAAAATCGGTGATGAGTTACAGCAGTTGCGTGAACTGTATTCACTTAAAAACGTTGATGAAAATGATTTGAGTATAACAAGTACACATGTCACAGCTGATCAATTTGACTCGCCAAATCTATCAGAATTTGATGAGAAATATTAA
- a CDS encoding relaxase/mobilization nuclease domain-containing protein has translation MLFDKNDKTKPRVGARLIYGNDSDTTEVINGIKNSKIYTSGVLSFAPEESITDAQKIEIIESFEQNLFPGLMKGEYSGYWVEHKDKDRQELHFVFADIHLPTGKALPVYYIGKDFDLVDSWKDLINIDYGLEDPNDPKRKRAYRLKGYEYNGVSTEFGPYRAVSTFVCF, from the coding sequence TTGCTCTTTGATAAGAATGATAAAACTAAACCTCGCGTTGGCGCCCGACTAATCTATGGTAATGATAGTGATACAACCGAAGTCATTAACGGCATTAAAAATTCAAAAATTTACACGTCCGGTGTCTTGTCATTTGCGCCTGAAGAATCGATCACGGATGCGCAAAAAATTGAAATTATTGAGTCGTTTGAACAAAACTTGTTTCCCGGTCTAATGAAAGGTGAGTATTCGGGATATTGGGTGGAACACAAGGATAAGGACCGACAGGAATTACATTTTGTGTTTGCCGATATTCATCTGCCGACGGGTAAAGCATTGCCTGTGTACTACATTGGCAAAGATTTTGATCTTGTCGATTCATGGAAAGATTTAATCAATATCGATTATGGGTTAGAAGACCCCAACGATCCAAAACGGAAACGGGCTTATCGATTAAAAGGGTATGAGTATAATGGGGTCAGCACAGAATTCGGACCATATAGGGCGGTAAGTACATTTGTTTGCTTTTAA
- a CDS encoding type II toxin-antitoxin system RelE/ParE family toxin codes for MIVNFACDKTKTLFTTGNTRHFSSIKKVAERKLLQLDNAITLEDLRSPPGNHLEALFGDREGQHSIRINDQWRICFVWTQEGPTEVEIVDYHR; via the coding sequence ATGATTGTTAATTTTGCATGTGATAAAACTAAAACACTTTTTACAACAGGCAACACACGTCATTTCTCTTCAATTAAAAAAGTTGCTGAAAGAAAATTATTGCAATTAGATAATGCGATTACTTTAGAAGACTTGCGTTCTCCGCCAGGTAATCACCTTGAAGCCCTATTTGGCGACAGAGAAGGTCAGCACAGTATTCGAATCAATGATCAATGGCGGATCTGCTTTGTATGGACACAAGAAGGTCCGACAGAAGTAGAAATTGTAGATTACCATCGATAG
- a CDS encoding HigA family addiction module antitoxin, translating to MKNGMRPIHPGEILREDYLAPLEMSANALAKAIGVTPARINEIVREERGITADTALRLAKYFGGNAKFWLNLQTTYELRLAETQDTHFLDKIMPLAFS from the coding sequence ATGAAAAATGGTATGAGACCTATTCATCCAGGTGAAATTTTGCGAGAAGACTATCTTGCACCGCTAGAAATGAGCGCCAATGCCTTAGCGAAGGCTATCGGCGTCACACCTGCCCGTATTAATGAAATCGTGCGCGAGGAACGTGGTATTACTGCTGATACGGCACTACGCCTTGCTAAATATTTTGGTGGTAATGCTAAGTTTTGGCTAAACTTACAAACCACTTACGAGCTACGACTAGCTGAAACCCAAGATACGCATTTTTTAGATAAGATTATGCCATTAGCTTTCAGCTAA
- a CDS encoding IS3 family transposase (programmed frameshift): MTKVRKRHNAEFKSKVAVEAIKEQKTINELTAEYGVHATQISNWKKQALAVIPSAFNTKQHDNEQAQQATIDELHRQLGQVISERDWLKKKFLTATLNARKQLLEPDNKDFSTRKQCELLGINRSSLYYQPKPISKLDITLMNLLDEQYTKTPFYGVKRMTAHLRQLGHPVGQKRVRRLLRQMGLDAIYQHPNTSKPNPEHQVYPYLLRNVPITRCNQVWSTDITYIRLSKGFVYLMAVIDWYSRYVLGWSLSTTLEADFCIATVGKLLHNGLRCEIFNTDQGSQFTSPRFTMPLIDLGIAVSMDGRGRALDNIFVERLWRSVKYECVYLRQFDTVSQARAGLKDYFEFYNYERLHQSLDYHTPAQVYLNNSSVNPVLYQPNSILIL, translated from the exons ATGACAAAAGTTCGTAAACGTCACAATGCTGAATTTAAAAGCAAAGTTGCTGTTGAAGCAATTAAAGAGCAAAAGACGATCAATGAGCTGACCGCTGAATACGGTGTTCATGCAACCCAAATCAGCAACTGGAAAAAGCAAGCCTTGGCTGTCATACCCAGTGCCTTTAACACCAAACAGCATGACAACGAACAAGCCCAGCAAGCCACTATCGATGAACTGCATCGGCAATTAGGGCAAGTCATTAGCGAGAGAGACTGGCTTAAAAAAAAGT TCCTCACAGCTACCCTAAATGCTCGTAAACAACTGCTAGAGCCTGACAATAAGGATTTCAGTACTCGTAAGCAATGTGAACTACTTGGTATTAACCGCTCAAGTCTGTATTATCAGCCAAAGCCCATCAGTAAGCTTGATATCACCTTAATGAACCTACTTGACGAACAATATACCAAAACCCCATTTTACGGGGTAAAGCGTATGACTGCTCATTTAAGGCAATTGGGTCATCCAGTAGGACAAAAGCGAGTTAGGCGATTACTACGGCAAATGGGATTAGATGCCATCTATCAGCATCCTAACACGAGTAAGCCAAATCCTGAGCATCAAGTTTATCCCTATTTGCTTAGGAATGTACCCATCACCCGCTGTAACCAAGTGTGGAGTACCGATATCACATACATTCGCCTGTCTAAAGGGTTTGTGTATTTGATGGCGGTGATTGATTGGTACAGCCGTTATGTTTTAGGTTGGTCGCTATCTACCACGCTTGAGGCAGATTTCTGCATTGCTACGGTGGGTAAACTACTGCACAATGGGTTACGCTGTGAGATTTTTAATACGGATCAAGGCTCGCAGTTTACCAGCCCAAGATTTACCATGCCACTCATTGATTTGGGCATTGCTGTAAGCATGGACGGTCGTGGCAGGGCGTTGGATAATATCTTTGTGGAAAGGCTTTGGCGATCAGTGAAATACGAATGTGTGTATTTACGCCAGTTTGATACGGTCAGTCAAGCTAGAGCTGGTTTGAAAGACTACTTCGAGTTTTACAATTATGAGCGGTTGCATCAGTCGCTTGATTACCATACCCCTGCACAGGTTTATTTAAACAATAGTTCGGTTAATCCTGTGCTTTATCAACCCAATTCTATCTTAATTTTATGA
- a CDS encoding ParA family protein, translating to MPKILTVINQKGGVGKTTTAHALGAWLQNKQNKKVLFIDLDQQGNLTYATNASHSENNALGLLINAKLDKQAVQTTPTNYQIIASSPMLANVESMLTMTGREYRLKEALSGLQGYDYIVMDTPPSLNILTINALTASNFALIPAQADIFSVQGITQLGQTIDAVKRYTNKNLQVLGIILTRYSNRNILSRDLQQVIHETAKGIHTKTYTQNIREAVAIKEAQALRQDIFSYDEKGNATQDYDNLFQEIWQEIQ from the coding sequence ATGCCAAAAATTCTTACAGTCATTAATCAAAAAGGTGGGGTCGGTAAAACCACCACGGCACATGCTTTAGGTGCTTGGCTACAAAATAAACAGAATAAAAAGGTGTTATTTATTGATTTAGACCAACAAGGCAATTTGACTTATGCAACCAATGCCAGTCATAGCGAAAATAACGCCCTAGGCTTATTGATTAATGCAAAACTAGATAAACAAGCTGTTCAAACGACGCCAACAAATTATCAAATTATTGCTTCTAGTCCTATGCTAGCGAATGTAGAATCTATGCTAACGATGACTGGGAGGGAGTATCGATTGAAAGAGGCTTTGTCAGGGCTTCAAGGCTACGATTATATCGTAATGGATACACCACCAAGCTTAAATATTTTAACAATTAATGCATTAACCGCTAGCAATTTTGCTTTAATTCCTGCTCAGGCAGATATTTTCAGCGTTCAAGGAATAACCCAGCTTGGGCAAACCATTGATGCAGTTAAACGTTATACCAATAAAAATTTACAGGTTTTAGGCATTATATTAACTCGCTATAGCAATCGCAATATCTTAAGTAGAGATTTACAGCAAGTGATACATGAGACAGCTAAAGGTATACATACAAAAACATACACACAAAATATACGTGAAGCAGTTGCTATTAAAGAGGCACAAGCCTTAAGACAAGACATCTTCTCATATGATGAAAAAGGTAATGCAACACAAGATTATGATAATTTATTTCAAGAAATTTGGCAGGAGATTCAATAA
- the tnpA gene encoding IS200/IS605 family transposase gives MSNDLRIGRHVVYNLHAHLVFVAKYRRKVFTKEILDDMQAIFEEVCSKFEAQLVEFDGESDHVHLLVVYPPKVAISSLVNSLKGVSSRLLRKKEYPSLKEQLWGDALWSPSYFAGSCGGAPIEIIRQYIEQQNTPH, from the coding sequence ATGTCAAACGATTTAAGAATTGGTAGGCACGTTGTTTACAACCTTCATGCGCACTTGGTCTTTGTGGCTAAATACCGCAGAAAAGTATTTACCAAAGAGATTTTAGACGATATGCAAGCCATCTTTGAGGAAGTTTGTTCAAAGTTTGAGGCGCAACTAGTAGAGTTTGACGGTGAAAGTGACCATGTGCATTTATTGGTGGTTTATCCGCCTAAAGTGGCTATTTCTAGTTTGGTGAATAGCTTGAAAGGCGTGTCTAGTCGGTTATTGCGTAAAAAAGAATATCCGTCTCTTAAAGAGCAGTTATGGGGGGATGCGTTATGGTCGCCTAGCTATTTTGCAGGTAGTTGTGGCGGTGCTCCAATTGAAATTATACGCCAGTACATTGAACAGCAAAATACACCGCACTAA
- a CDS encoding RNA-guided endonuclease InsQ/TnpB family protein, translating to MKTLKLRIRDKHTAKLNRLSGLVNFVWNYVNDLSYKHLQKTGKFFSAYDLNEYTKGSGELVGLHSQTIQAINETHAKARKQFKKAKLSWRTNNPTSKRKSLGWLPFKQSAIKHIATHQTGKKGLKSTLQLSLAKGQKLVIDLWDSYNLSLYQINTLEIVQDSRNRWYACITVKDYPKQSCGTGSVGIDLGLKDSATASNGDKLTIKQTLKYAKALATAQRAKNKQRVKAIHAKIKHTRQDLIHKFTTQLVKDNALIVVGDVKTTQFNSKKGKLAKSVYDAGWFELKRQLTYKCENAGCRFEIVSERYTTQTCSCCGDMSSSPKGRAGLRIREWTCATCGTRHDRDINASKNILAVGLNRLVEGIPSL from the coding sequence ATGAAAACACTCAAGCTACGCATACGAGATAAACACACAGCAAAGCTTAACCGCCTAAGCGGTTTAGTGAATTTCGTATGGAACTATGTGAATGACTTGAGTTACAAGCATCTGCAAAAGACTGGCAAGTTCTTTTCAGCCTACGACCTAAACGAATACACCAAAGGTAGCGGTGAACTGGTTGGCTTACACTCGCAAACCATTCAAGCCATCAACGAAACCCACGCCAAAGCTAGAAAACAATTCAAAAAAGCCAAACTATCATGGCGAACCAACAACCCAACATCAAAGCGTAAAAGCTTAGGTTGGCTACCGTTTAAACAATCTGCCATTAAGCACATTGCCACTCACCAAACTGGTAAAAAAGGCTTAAAATCCACCTTACAGCTTAGTTTAGCCAAAGGACAAAAACTAGTCATTGACCTATGGGACAGCTACAACCTATCGCTTTACCAAATCAACACACTAGAAATCGTCCAAGACAGCCGTAACCGTTGGTATGCCTGTATCACAGTCAAAGACTATCCCAAACAATCATGCGGAACAGGTAGTGTAGGTATTGACTTAGGACTTAAAGACAGTGCTACCGCCTCAAACGGTGACAAGCTAACCATTAAGCAAACGCTAAAATATGCCAAAGCGTTAGCCACCGCCCAACGTGCCAAAAACAAACAGCGTGTCAAAGCGATCCATGCCAAAATCAAACATACACGGCAAGACCTAATCCACAAATTCACCACCCAATTAGTCAAAGACAATGCCCTAATCGTGGTAGGTGATGTGAAAACCACCCAATTTAACAGTAAAAAAGGCAAACTCGCCAAATCGGTATATGATGCAGGTTGGTTTGAGCTTAAACGACAATTGACCTATAAATGCGAGAACGCAGGTTGTCGTTTTGAAATCGTATCAGAGCGATACACTACCCAAACTTGCTCGTGTTGCGGCGATATGTCCAGTAGTCCGAAAGGTAGAGCAGGCTTGCGAATAAGAGAATGGACTTGTGCAACGTGTGGCACACGGCATGATAGAGATATTAACGCCAGTAAGAACATTCTTGCGGTTGGGCTTAACCGTCTTGTAGAAGGAATCCCCTCACTTTAG
- a CDS encoding replication initiation protein translates to MISSKLEKTFVENISMEKFFDKKLETADFSIVKHNTLVESSYDLSPVPNNIMTIAMTKARQTNMSSDLWNGEVVISAQEYANIHKVSLDDAYKVLKRAVLELEETKIICDAYYDFSNGEVVPEIPPNLTEISFFSDSILASKPKHGKFSKMKLHIRLVQKIGYSDTGSFIYLKFSDDILHLIKNATNPDALDYTQYDYANTIELNTTPAKRLYELVCKWRKVGNCRKQVDEWKILFGVFAKYPNVAEFKRRVLQPAINQVNEQGEFKLILEQEKLGRAITHFNIVIEEQMVTENPVQSTEFFAKASNVNLFESLSETERQTVKATADRYIAKNRIDEETHKRNIYKKAINERWGLLEVDAQQQEYQKQAEEVKKKLEADRLSKLEKQQEVLRKEQESKQFVQLFESLDLVFQIEVLDRVRNLIATEVPVFLKIFDKENDKRSAHTDIRFRSYFKRIMAID, encoded by the coding sequence ATGATTTCTTCTAAATTGGAAAAAACCTTTGTAGAGAATATAAGCATGGAAAAATTTTTTGATAAAAAGCTAGAAACTGCTGATTTTTCAATTGTTAAACATAATACCTTAGTTGAATCAAGTTACGACTTGTCCCCTGTACCCAATAATATTATGACGATTGCAATGACTAAAGCTCGTCAAACCAATATGTCGTCTGATTTATGGAATGGTGAAGTAGTTATTTCTGCCCAGGAATACGCCAATATTCACAAAGTATCATTGGATGATGCGTATAAAGTTCTGAAAAGAGCTGTGCTAGAACTTGAAGAAACCAAGATTATTTGTGATGCCTATTATGATTTTTCTAATGGTGAAGTTGTGCCTGAGATTCCGCCTAATCTAACGGAGATTAGCTTTTTTTCTGATTCGATTTTGGCATCAAAACCTAAGCATGGTAAGTTCAGTAAAATGAAATTACACATTCGTTTGGTGCAAAAAATAGGTTATAGTGATACAGGCTCCTTCATCTATTTGAAGTTTAGTGATGATATTCTCCACCTAATCAAAAATGCGACCAATCCTGACGCTCTAGACTATACGCAATATGATTACGCCAATACGATAGAACTTAACACTACCCCTGCCAAACGGCTTTACGAACTTGTATGCAAATGGCGAAAAGTGGGAAACTGTCGAAAGCAAGTGGATGAATGGAAGATTTTATTCGGCGTATTTGCCAAATATCCCAATGTGGCAGAATTTAAGCGAAGAGTATTGCAACCCGCTATTAATCAAGTGAACGAGCAGGGTGAATTTAAATTGATATTAGAACAAGAAAAACTGGGGCGAGCTATTACCCATTTCAATATCGTCATTGAAGAACAAATGGTGACTGAAAACCCTGTTCAATCCACAGAATTTTTTGCCAAAGCCAGTAATGTTAATTTATTTGAAAGCCTATCTGAAACTGAACGCCAAACTGTTAAAGCAACGGCAGATAGATATATTGCCAAAAATCGGATAGATGAAGAAACGCACAAACGCAATATTTATAAAAAAGCCATTAATGAGCGTTGGGGATTATTAGAAGTTGATGCTCAACAGCAGGAATATCAAAAACAGGCAGAAGAAGTTAAGAAGAAACTCGAAGCGGACCGATTATCAAAATTGGAAAAACAACAAGAAGTATTGAGAAAAGAACAAGAAAGCAAGCAATTTGTGCAGTTATTTGAAAGTCTCGATCTAGTTTTTCAAATAGAAGTTTTAGATAGGGTGAGAAACTTAATTGCTACGGAAGTACCTGTATTTTTGAAGATTTTTGACAAAGAGAATGACAAAAGATCGGCTCATACAGATATCAGATTTCGTAGTTATTTTAAAAGGATAATGGCAATTGATTGA